In Desulfosediminicola ganghwensis, a single window of DNA contains:
- a CDS encoding cob(I)yrinic acid a,c-diamide adenosyltransferase, with protein sequence MEITKLVPKKKQGLLVVLTGQGKGKTTSAMGMALRSAGHGLHVSIIQFMKGDIYSGEWDGVKLLGGLVELYATGKGFCGIQGNPYPHSEHRENAQQALLLVNEKIRSGKYQVIILDEINNALDLKLVDLEQVLEILDNRPPELHLILTGRDAHPEIVARADTVSEVREIKHAYRKDIEPQPGIDY encoded by the coding sequence ATGGAGATCACCAAGTTGGTGCCCAAAAAAAAACAAGGGCTGCTGGTGGTACTTACGGGGCAAGGTAAAGGCAAAACCACCAGCGCCATGGGAATGGCGTTGCGCTCCGCCGGACACGGACTGCATGTTTCTATTATCCAGTTCATGAAAGGGGATATCTATTCCGGGGAGTGGGATGGTGTTAAACTCCTGGGCGGACTGGTTGAACTCTATGCTACCGGTAAAGGCTTTTGTGGCATACAGGGCAATCCATATCCACACTCTGAGCACCGTGAAAATGCACAGCAGGCATTGCTCCTTGTTAATGAAAAAATACGATCCGGGAAATATCAGGTCATTATACTTGATGAGATCAACAACGCCCTTGACCTCAAACTGGTTGATCTTGAACAAGTTTTGGAAATTCTTGATAATCGACCACCTGAATTGCACCTGATTCTGACCGGTCGTGATGCTCACCCGGAAATTGTGGCAAGGGCTGATACTGTGAGCGAGGTACGTGAGATAAAACATGCCTATCGTAAGGACATTGAGCCACAACCCGGTATTGATTATTAA
- a CDS encoding SIMPL domain-containing protein → MKRILTSFILSTLLLYPAFVTQAAENDANRSITVTGNSSATLPAETATIHGQVKVVSDSTENSYLKVVEILVELSTKVQELGLKKTDIIAGAIGQREEYEYSANIRKPKGFSATSNILLKVSNVKDAYKIHNELSHFQNLTILTTEFGLKDHAKAKGDTLEQALANSKRKAELMANSIGAQLGPALTIEETTANPYPMGRSEMMLQHSPAPSSPVSITTTGSVTIESSVRVKFQLQ, encoded by the coding sequence ATGAAACGTATACTCACATCATTTATTCTATCGACCCTCCTCCTGTATCCCGCGTTCGTCACCCAGGCCGCAGAAAATGACGCAAATCGGTCTATAACGGTTACCGGAAACAGCTCTGCAACTCTTCCCGCAGAAACGGCAACTATCCACGGGCAGGTAAAAGTAGTGAGTGATTCCACTGAGAATAGCTACTTGAAAGTAGTCGAGATTCTGGTCGAATTATCCACGAAAGTTCAGGAGCTTGGCCTGAAAAAAACAGATATCATCGCAGGGGCGATTGGCCAAAGGGAAGAATATGAATACAGTGCGAACATTCGCAAGCCTAAGGGATTCTCTGCCACAAGCAATATTTTGTTAAAAGTGAGTAACGTAAAGGATGCATATAAAATCCATAACGAACTCTCACATTTTCAGAATCTTACCATACTCACAACAGAATTTGGTCTGAAGGACCATGCCAAGGCTAAAGGGGACACTCTCGAGCAAGCCTTGGCCAACAGCAAAAGAAAGGCAGAGCTTATGGCAAACTCCATTGGCGCACAGCTTGGTCCTGCCCTTACCATAGAAGAGACAACTGCCAATCCATACCCAATGGGTCGGTCAGAAATGATGCTGCAGCACTCTCCGGCACCTTCCAGCCCGGTATCGATAACCACCACAGGATCAGTCACCATAGAAAGCAGTGTGCGAGTGAAATTCCAGCTTCAGTAG
- a CDS encoding 2-hydroxyacid dehydrogenase: MKSVFLDAEGIDNCDLEMLKSACDELEIYLFSTPEEVNERLSGAEIVITNKARIGHDEMAANPDIKLICLVATGTDVIDLKAAAERGITVCNCQAYGTDSVVQHVFASILALQTNLLQYQQAVRQGRWQSARQFCFLDYPITELRGKTLGIVGYGTLGKGVAKIAEAFGMEVVVAARPGSDDSTRPSLSELLPQLDILTLHCPLNDATRGLIGEQEFASMKSTALVVNAARGGIVDEVALVEALKNREIAGAAMDVLSVEPPKNSNPLLEAELPNLIITPHIAWASKEARQRIVDQTVENIESWKAGGKLRVVTC, translated from the coding sequence ATGAAATCAGTGTTTTTAGATGCTGAAGGGATAGATAATTGTGATCTCGAAATGTTGAAGTCGGCATGCGATGAATTGGAAATTTATTTATTCAGCACCCCCGAGGAAGTAAATGAAAGATTGTCGGGTGCAGAGATAGTAATCACCAACAAAGCCAGAATAGGCCATGACGAGATGGCAGCTAACCCTGACATCAAGCTCATCTGCCTGGTTGCAACAGGTACGGATGTGATTGACCTGAAGGCCGCCGCCGAGCGGGGAATAACCGTTTGTAATTGCCAGGCGTACGGTACTGACTCAGTTGTACAGCATGTGTTCGCCTCTATCCTTGCCCTGCAGACAAACCTGCTGCAATATCAACAGGCCGTGCGGCAGGGAAGATGGCAGTCTGCCAGACAGTTTTGTTTTCTCGACTACCCCATTACGGAACTACGTGGCAAGACCCTCGGAATAGTAGGTTACGGTACTCTCGGCAAGGGGGTGGCTAAAATCGCGGAAGCCTTTGGGATGGAGGTCGTGGTCGCTGCCCGTCCTGGTTCAGATGATAGCACGCGGCCCTCACTTTCAGAACTTTTGCCTCAGCTCGACATTCTTACTCTGCATTGCCCTTTAAATGATGCTACCCGCGGGCTGATAGGCGAACAGGAATTTGCAAGCATGAAGTCCACTGCCTTGGTGGTCAATGCTGCCCGTGGCGGTATTGTAGATGAAGTTGCTCTGGTGGAGGCTTTAAAGAACAGAGAAATAGCCGGTGCAGCCATGGATGTGTTGAGCGTTGAGCCGCCTAAGAATTCGAATCCACTGCTTGAAGCAGAACTTCCAAACCTGATTATCACTCCCCATATAGCCTGGGCCAGCAAGGAGGCCCGGCAACGGATTGTGGATCAGACAGTTGAAAATATTGAAAGCTGGAAAGCGGGCGGCAAGCTTCGTGTGGTGACATGCTGA
- a CDS encoding gamma-glutamylcyclotransferase family protein, translating into MKLFTYGSLMSQDIMDEVSGRRFPSFSATADGFQRFCVRNEHYPGMVADYAGTVEGVVYDEVDHVAMERLDIFEGEMYTRQTIQVKQKNDDELIEVMAYIVKPHYQHLLSEEIWSYREFLEKGKRFFTEQYAGFRVIEER; encoded by the coding sequence ATGAAATTATTTACTTATGGTTCATTGATGTCACAAGATATCATGGATGAAGTTTCCGGAAGACGATTTCCCTCTTTTAGTGCGACAGCTGATGGTTTTCAGCGATTTTGTGTTCGAAATGAGCATTATCCTGGAATGGTGGCAGATTATGCCGGTACGGTCGAAGGTGTGGTCTATGATGAGGTAGACCATGTTGCCATGGAGCGACTGGATATCTTTGAAGGAGAGATGTACACACGCCAGACCATACAAGTGAAGCAAAAAAATGATGACGAGCTGATAGAGGTGATGGCATATATTGTTAAACCGCATTACCAGCATCTGCTTTCTGAAGAAATTTGGAGTTACCGTGAATTTCTTGAGAAGGGCAAGCGATTCTTTACTGAACAATATGCTGGTTTTCGTGTAATTGAGGAGAGATGA
- a CDS encoding C40 family peptidase: MFFRKKAQLRISFLGKRTALISALLLTFVTQQGCSTHSSPLSDAELESGSLLDDEIALSDTLQAGDVEAAQKALNDFLSQWEGTPYRLGGNSHKSIDCSALSSRTYKELFDIDLPRTARDQAGQGTTIPQSELQPGDLIFFKTGRYQNHVGVYMGNNIFMHASSTNGVTVSEINSPYWQKRFWKATSHHKS; the protein is encoded by the coding sequence ATGTTTTTTCGAAAAAAGGCACAATTACGCATTTCCTTCTTGGGAAAACGAACAGCCCTGATATCCGCGCTGCTATTGACTTTCGTGACCCAGCAAGGCTGCTCGACTCACAGCAGCCCCCTGTCAGACGCAGAACTTGAGAGCGGCAGCCTGTTAGACGATGAAATTGCTCTTTCAGATACCCTGCAAGCAGGAGATGTGGAAGCAGCTCAGAAAGCGCTGAACGATTTTCTCAGCCAATGGGAAGGTACACCATACAGACTTGGTGGAAACTCACATAAATCAATCGATTGCTCAGCCCTGTCTTCTCGGACTTACAAAGAACTTTTTGATATTGACCTGCCCCGTACCGCAAGGGACCAAGCTGGTCAGGGGACAACAATTCCACAGTCAGAACTACAGCCCGGTGATTTGATATTTTTCAAAACCGGTAGATACCAGAACCATGTTGGCGTCTACATGGGCAACAATATTTTCATGCATGCATCAAGCACAAATGGAGTGACTGTCTCAGAAATCAATTCACCGTATTGGCAAAAACGTTTTTGGAAAGCAACAAGCCACCATAAAAGTTAG